In Zingiber officinale cultivar Zhangliang chromosome 3B, Zo_v1.1, whole genome shotgun sequence, a single window of DNA contains:
- the LOC122055063 gene encoding putative pentatricopeptide repeat-containing protein At5g52630 produces MRSQLHIPCLLPRCALSLRPIFPDPYSLSALLHHCSSPALPRYGQQAHAIALTSFLAAHPLVAARLIGMYSACCMPKAASLVFNTAPNSALSNRVLWTTLIAGLVRNGDHRAAMEKFRTMQVMGVPPNNFTLPTVLSACASERALRFGCQVHGCALRTGFGASPFVQSSLVGLYSNCSDLASADRVLQTSDSDDPVPWNTLIVNCTRSARHEHALSLFVQMHLRGLALDEFTFPSALNSAAFSGDSGIGRCIHCMVLRSGFDSHRHVANALVDMYVKMRDFTHARGVFDQMPERDVVTWTSLLVGHARQGSHEVALQLYSDMLARGVEPDEFAVAGVLSSCASSTALELGRQVHAAIVHRGLDAFVSVSNALITLYARSGSIDEARAVFEKSLCRRDAVTWTALIMGYAQNGRGGDSLRLYDAMLGAGARPDYVTFIGLIFACSHAGLVESGRVHFESMEKVYGITPGPEHYSCMVDLLGRSGRVEEAVELLGRMDGEPDATVWKSLLAACRVHRNIPLAERAAERLFKLAPEDAVPYVMLANVYTAAGRWLDVARVRSLMRARGVSKEPGWSWMEEGGAVHAFKAGDRDHAQAKEIFAKVREMMQRIKEEGYAADTGFALHDEEEEGKAEELAVHSERLAVAFGLINSASHGKPIRVYKNLRVCGDCHTALKLIAKVYDKVIILRDANCFHHMRDGICSCGDHW; encoded by the coding sequence ATGCGCAGCCAACTCCATATCCCCTGCCTCCTGCCCCGCTGCGCTCTCTCACTTCGCCCCATCTTCCCTGATCCCTACTCTCTCTCTGCCCTTCTGCACCATTGCTCCTCCCCCGCTCTTCCCCGCTACGGCCAGCAAGCCCATGCCATCGCCCTCACCTCCTTCCTCGCCGCTCACCCCCTCGTCGCCGCCCGCCTCATCGGCATGTACTCCGCTTGCTGCATGCCCAAAGCCGCCTCCCTCGTCTTCAATACCGCCCCGAACTCAGCCCTCTCCAATCGCGTCCTCTGGACCACACTCATCGCCGGCCTTGTCCGCAACGGCGATCACCGCGCCGCTATGGAGAAGTTCCGCACCATGCAGGTCATGGGCGTCCCGCCCAACAACTTCACCCTCCCCACGGTGCTCTCAGCCTGCGCCTCAGAGAGAGCCCTCCGCTTCGGCTGTCAGGTCCACGGCTGTGCGCTTCGAACTGGTTTCGGTGCCAGCCCCTTCGTACAGAGCTCGCTTGTCGGCCTCTACTCCAACTGCTCCGATCTCGCCAGCGCCGACCGGGTTCTCCAGACGTCGGACTCTGACGACCCGGTCCCGTGGAATACCCTTATCGTGAACTGTACGCGATCGGCGCGGCACGAACACGCCCTCTCCCTCTTTGTGCAAATGCACCTTCGAGGCCTCGCGCTGGACGAGTTCACGTTCCCCTCCGCTCTCAACTCCGCCGCCTTCTCGGGTGACTCAGGAATCGGAAGATGCATCCATTGTATGGTTCTCCGGAGCGGCTTCGACTCTCACAGGCACGTTGCCAACGCCTTGGTGGACATGTACGTTAAGATGAGAGATTTCACTCACGCCCGCGGGGTGTTCGACCAAATGCCGGAGAGGGATGTTGTGACATGGACCTCCCTCCTCGTTGGACATGCGCGTCAGGGTTCCCACGAGGTCGCCCTTCAACTCTACTCCGACATGCTTGCCCGTGGAGTTGAACCGGACGAGTTTGCCGTGGCAGGGGTGCTGAGTTCCTGTGCCAGTTCGACCGCGCTAGAGCTCGGCCGTCAGGTGCACGCTGCCATCGTCCACCGCGGCCTCGATGCTTTTGTCTCGGTTTCCAACGCGCTGATCACCTTGTACGCCCGTAGTGGGTCCATCGACGAAGCCCGCGCTGTGTTCGAGAAGTCGCTCTGCCGCCGAGACGCGGTCACGTGGACGGCTCTCATCATGGGCTACGCCCAAAACGGGCGGGGTGGGGATTCCCTCCGCCTCTACGACGCAATGCTCGGGGCAGGAGCTCGTCCGGACTATGTGACCTTCATCGGCCTGATCTTTGCGTGCAGCCACGCTGGTCTCGTCGAATCAGGGCGAGTCCACTTCGAGTCGATGGAGAAAGTCTACGGCATAACCCCCGGACCGGAGCACTACTCGTGCATGGTGGATCTGCTGGGCCGGTCTGGTCGTGTGGAGGAGGCGGTCGAGCTGCTGGGTCGGATGGACGGCGAGCCAGACGCGACCGTGTGGAAGTCGCTGTTGGCTGCTTGCCGGGTGCATCGGAACATACCGCTGGCTGAGCGCGCGGCGGAACGCCTTTTTAAGCTGGCGCCGGAGGACGCAGTGCCGTACGTGATGCTGGCAAATGTATACACTGCGGCAGGACGGTGGTTGGACGTAGCACGTGTGAGGTCGCTGATGAGGGCGCGCGGGGTGAGCAAGGAGCCCGGGTGGAGCTGGATGGAGGAGGGCGGAGCGGTGCACGCATTCAAGGCAGGGGACAGGGACCACGCACAGGCGAAGGAGATCTTTGCCAAGGTGAGGGAGATGATGCAGAGGATCAAGGAGGAGGGTTACGCGGCCGACACAGGGTTTGCTTTGCAcgacgaggaggaggaggggaagGCAGAGGAACTGGCGGTGCACAGCGAGAGGCTGGCCGTGGCCTTTGGACTCATCAACTCCGCTTCCCATGGTAAGCCTATAAGGGTGTACAAGAATCTGCGTGTTTGCGGTGACTGCCACACCGCGCTCAAACTAATCGCTAAGGTGTATGACAAGGTAATCATTCTGAGAGATGCCAATTGCTTCCATCACATGAGGGATGGGATCTGTTCTTGTGGTGATCATTGGTGA